The Hippoglossus hippoglossus isolate fHipHip1 chromosome 21, fHipHip1.pri, whole genome shotgun sequence genome contains a region encoding:
- the ankzf1 gene encoding ankyrin repeat and zinc finger domain-containing protein 1 isoform X2, whose protein sequence is MIMTTNADHRSIFDLCPDDEALLGLREVNSVLKQPVITEPASHNLHTGPADKCPEDDRQRESSLTREVSDKMVCSACRCPFIHREEQTEHYKLDWHRFNLRQKLSGLPPVTMEEFEKKTGAGDVSSISGSDSDSEEENSNSDSGGTSSNVTGTDNESSFENACRLSSKMVFQNSAGQYLSVHRCILQGKSDAEQDAGSSLMVVSKETVWVILMTGGGHFAGAVFKGKDVLQHKTFHRYTVRAKRGTAQGLRDSQNRSHAPKSAGAALRRYNEAALVKDIQDLLMTWAEHLKEATTVFIRASSYNKTIFFAGRAAPLDRKDPRIRTLPFATRRATFREVLRVHEVLSTVHVYGRDADMSAVFSPSKKAWKKMGKLVAPKTTDQEQAEENPDSSEKEEAGEIQLVMEEMTIGTLDLREYEVYPPRHRRRRRRKKEEADMQTEELINTEGDDQEEEEEVPEAAADEDTRRETQPKNKRKKKTQSKKQVEETVDESWEYGLRDALFTACKVGDVDTLSRHLEPLGETAKSGEQSVSSPSDAPSPRTLLNKPIDSSGFTLLHVASAAAQKAAVRLLLDAGADPACRDNKGQTPYIVAPDKDTRNVFRKYMGENPDKYDYTKAQVPGPLTAEIESKITEKKKAQKAMKKQREKEQKEEKRKQEAEAEEMKRFASLPDREKRALAAERRLASQVAASGVGLSNTQRCWQCGESLLGKTPFQYLEYSFCSPRCVQAHRKANAPPAKT, encoded by the exons ATG ATCATGACGACCAACGCTGACCACCGCTCCATCTTCGATTTGTGCCCAGATGACGAGGCTCTGCTCGGGCTGAGAGAAGTGAACAGTGTCCTGAAGCAGCCTGTGATCACCGAGCCAGCCTCACACA ACCTCCACACAGGGCCGGCAGATAAATGCCCGGAGGATGACAGGCAGCGGGAGTCCAGCCTGACTCGAGAGGTGTCAGACAAGATGGTGTGCTCGGCCTGCAGGTGCCCCTTTATTCATCGGGAGGAGCAG ACGGAGCACTACAAGCTCGACTGGCATCGCTTCAACCTGAGGCAGAAACTGTCAGGACTGCCGCCAGTCACTATGGAGGAGTTTGAGAAGAAGACTGGAGCTG GAGACGTGTCAAGTATCTCAGGCTCAGATTCCGATTCAGAGGAAGAAAACTCAAATAGCGACAGCGGGGGAACGAGCAGTAACGTCACCGGCACGGATAACGAGAGCTCGTTTGAAAATGCTTGTCGGCTCTCCAGCAAAATGGTTTTCCAGAACTCAGCGGGACAGTATCTGTCAGTGCACCGCTGCATTCTGCAGGGGAAG TCAGATGCTGAGCAGGATGCAGGATCCTCTCTGATGGTCGTTAGTAAGGAGACTGTGTGGGTCATTCTGATGACGGGTGGAGGCCACTTTGCTGGTGCTGTATTCAAAGG AAAAGACGTCCTTCAGCACAAGACTTTCCACCGATACACGGTGCGAGCGAAGCGGGGAACAGCTCAAGGACTCCGAGACTCTCAGAACCGCAGCCACGCGCCGAAGTCCGCAGGAGCTGCTCTGAGGCGATACAATGAGGCGGCGCTTGTCAAG GACATTCAGGATCTCCTGATGACCTGGGCTGAACATTTGAAGGAGGCCACCACAGTATTCATACGAGCGTCAAGCTACAACAAGACCATCTTTTTTGCCGGCCGGGCAGCTCCCCTCGACAGAAAAGATCCCAGGATCCGCACACTTCCCTTCGCCACACGAAGGGCGACGTTTCGAGAGGTACTGAGGGTGCACGAGGTGCTTTCCACAGTTCATGTTTATG GGAGAGACGCAGACATGTCTGCAGTCTTCAGTCCATCTAAGAAGGCGTGGAAAAAAATGGGCAAACTGGTGGCACCAAAAACCACTGATCAGGAGCAAG CTGAAGAAAACCCTGACAGCTCAGAGAaagaagaggcaggagagatCCAGCTGGTGATGGAAGAGATGACAATAGGAACTCTGGACCTCAGGGAGTATGAAGTATATCCCCCCAggcacaggaggaggaggaggagaaagaaggaggaagcCGATATGCAAACTGAGG AATTGATTAATACAGAAGGAGACgatcaagaagaagaagaggaggtacCGGAGGCAGCGGCAGATGAAGACACCCGGCGAGAAACACAACCaaagaacaagaggaagaaaaaaacacagagcaagaAACAAGTGGAAG aAACCGTGGATGAGTCCTGGGAGTATGGCCTGAGGGATGCCCTCTTTACGGCCTGCAAGGTCGGGGACGTGGACACTCTAAGTAGACACCTCGAGCCACTTGGAGAAACAGCAAAGAGTGGAGAGCAGTCGGTGAGCAGCCCCTCTGATGCGCCGAGTCCTCGGACTCTCCTCAATAAGCCCATAGACTCGTCAGGGTTCACTTTGCTGCATGTTGCATCAGCAGCTGCACAGAAGGCAGCGGTCAGGCTGCTCCTGGACGCAGGAGCTGACCCAGCCTGCAG GGATAACAAAGGGCAGACCCCGTACATTGTGGCCCCCGACAAAGACACAAGAAATGTCTTTCGCAAATACATGGGTGAGAATCCTGACAAGTACGACTACACTAAAGCACAG GTCCCCGGGCCACTGACGGCGGAGATCGAATCCAAAATTACGGAGAAGAAAAAGGCTCAAAAGGCAatgaagaaacagagagaaaaagagcagaaggaggagaagaggaaacaagaggcggaggcagaggagatgaagaggttTGCGTCTCTGCCTGACCGGGAAAAG AGGGCTctggcagcagagagaaggtTAGCGTCGCAAGTAGCTGCATCAGGAGTCGGCCTCTCTAACACCCA GAGGTGCTGGCAGTGTGGGGAGTCCCTGCTCGGGAAGACCCCTTTCCAGTACCTGGAGTATTCCTTCTGCTCCCCTCGCTGCGTTCAAGCGCATCGAAAAGCAAATGCTCCTCCAGCCAAGACCTAA
- the ankzf1 gene encoding ankyrin repeat and zinc finger domain-containing protein 1 isoform X3, translating into MQIMTTNADHRSIFDLCPDDEALLGLREVNSVLKQPVITEPASHNLHTGPADKCPEDDRQRESSLTREVSDKMVCSACRCPFIHREEQTEHYKLDWHRFNLRQKLSGLPPVTMEEFEKKTGAGDVSSISGSDSDSEEENSNSDSGGTSSNVTGTDNESSFENACRLSSKMVFQNSAGQYLSVHRCILQGKSDAEQDAGSSLMVVSKETVWVILMTGGGHFAGAVFKGKDVLQHKTFHRYTVRAKRGTAQGLRDSQNRSHAPKSAGAALRRYNEAALVKDIQDLLMTWAEHLKEATTVFIRASSYNKTIFFAGRAAPLDRKDPRIRTLPFATRRATFREVLRVHEVLSTVHVYGRDADMSAVFSPSKKAWKKMGKLVAPKTTDQEQAEENPDSSEKEEAGEIQLVMEEMTIGTLDLREYEVYPPRHRRRRRRKKEEADMQTEEGDDQEEEEEVPEAAADEDTRRETQPKNKRKKKTQSKKQVEETVDESWEYGLRDALFTACKVGDVDTLSRHLEPLGETAKSGEQSVSSPSDAPSPRTLLNKPIDSSGFTLLHVASAAAQKAAVRLLLDAGADPACRDNKGQTPYIVAPDKDTRNVFRKYMGENPDKYDYTKAQVPGPLTAEIESKITEKKKAQKAMKKQREKEQKEEKRKQEAEAEEMKRFASLPDREKRALAAERRLASQVAASGVGLSNTQRCWQCGESLLGKTPFQYLEYSFCSPRCVQAHRKANAPPAKT; encoded by the exons ATG CAGATCATGACGACCAACGCTGACCACCGCTCCATCTTCGATTTGTGCCCAGATGACGAGGCTCTGCTCGGGCTGAGAGAAGTGAACAGTGTCCTGAAGCAGCCTGTGATCACCGAGCCAGCCTCACACA ACCTCCACACAGGGCCGGCAGATAAATGCCCGGAGGATGACAGGCAGCGGGAGTCCAGCCTGACTCGAGAGGTGTCAGACAAGATGGTGTGCTCGGCCTGCAGGTGCCCCTTTATTCATCGGGAGGAGCAG ACGGAGCACTACAAGCTCGACTGGCATCGCTTCAACCTGAGGCAGAAACTGTCAGGACTGCCGCCAGTCACTATGGAGGAGTTTGAGAAGAAGACTGGAGCTG GAGACGTGTCAAGTATCTCAGGCTCAGATTCCGATTCAGAGGAAGAAAACTCAAATAGCGACAGCGGGGGAACGAGCAGTAACGTCACCGGCACGGATAACGAGAGCTCGTTTGAAAATGCTTGTCGGCTCTCCAGCAAAATGGTTTTCCAGAACTCAGCGGGACAGTATCTGTCAGTGCACCGCTGCATTCTGCAGGGGAAG TCAGATGCTGAGCAGGATGCAGGATCCTCTCTGATGGTCGTTAGTAAGGAGACTGTGTGGGTCATTCTGATGACGGGTGGAGGCCACTTTGCTGGTGCTGTATTCAAAGG AAAAGACGTCCTTCAGCACAAGACTTTCCACCGATACACGGTGCGAGCGAAGCGGGGAACAGCTCAAGGACTCCGAGACTCTCAGAACCGCAGCCACGCGCCGAAGTCCGCAGGAGCTGCTCTGAGGCGATACAATGAGGCGGCGCTTGTCAAG GACATTCAGGATCTCCTGATGACCTGGGCTGAACATTTGAAGGAGGCCACCACAGTATTCATACGAGCGTCAAGCTACAACAAGACCATCTTTTTTGCCGGCCGGGCAGCTCCCCTCGACAGAAAAGATCCCAGGATCCGCACACTTCCCTTCGCCACACGAAGGGCGACGTTTCGAGAGGTACTGAGGGTGCACGAGGTGCTTTCCACAGTTCATGTTTATG GGAGAGACGCAGACATGTCTGCAGTCTTCAGTCCATCTAAGAAGGCGTGGAAAAAAATGGGCAAACTGGTGGCACCAAAAACCACTGATCAGGAGCAAG CTGAAGAAAACCCTGACAGCTCAGAGAaagaagaggcaggagagatCCAGCTGGTGATGGAAGAGATGACAATAGGAACTCTGGACCTCAGGGAGTATGAAGTATATCCCCCCAggcacaggaggaggaggaggagaaagaaggaggaagcCGATATGCAAACTGAGG AAGGAGACgatcaagaagaagaagaggaggtacCGGAGGCAGCGGCAGATGAAGACACCCGGCGAGAAACACAACCaaagaacaagaggaagaaaaaaacacagagcaagaAACAAGTGGAAG aAACCGTGGATGAGTCCTGGGAGTATGGCCTGAGGGATGCCCTCTTTACGGCCTGCAAGGTCGGGGACGTGGACACTCTAAGTAGACACCTCGAGCCACTTGGAGAAACAGCAAAGAGTGGAGAGCAGTCGGTGAGCAGCCCCTCTGATGCGCCGAGTCCTCGGACTCTCCTCAATAAGCCCATAGACTCGTCAGGGTTCACTTTGCTGCATGTTGCATCAGCAGCTGCACAGAAGGCAGCGGTCAGGCTGCTCCTGGACGCAGGAGCTGACCCAGCCTGCAG GGATAACAAAGGGCAGACCCCGTACATTGTGGCCCCCGACAAAGACACAAGAAATGTCTTTCGCAAATACATGGGTGAGAATCCTGACAAGTACGACTACACTAAAGCACAG GTCCCCGGGCCACTGACGGCGGAGATCGAATCCAAAATTACGGAGAAGAAAAAGGCTCAAAAGGCAatgaagaaacagagagaaaaagagcagaaggaggagaagaggaaacaagaggcggaggcagaggagatgaagaggttTGCGTCTCTGCCTGACCGGGAAAAG AGGGCTctggcagcagagagaaggtTAGCGTCGCAAGTAGCTGCATCAGGAGTCGGCCTCTCTAACACCCA GAGGTGCTGGCAGTGTGGGGAGTCCCTGCTCGGGAAGACCCCTTTCCAGTACCTGGAGTATTCCTTCTGCTCCCCTCGCTGCGTTCAAGCGCATCGAAAAGCAAATGCTCCTCCAGCCAAGACCTAA
- the ankzf1 gene encoding ankyrin repeat and zinc finger domain-containing protein 1 isoform X1, with protein sequence MQIMTTNADHRSIFDLCPDDEALLGLREVNSVLKQPVITEPASHNLHTGPADKCPEDDRQRESSLTREVSDKMVCSACRCPFIHREEQTEHYKLDWHRFNLRQKLSGLPPVTMEEFEKKTGAGDVSSISGSDSDSEEENSNSDSGGTSSNVTGTDNESSFENACRLSSKMVFQNSAGQYLSVHRCILQGKSDAEQDAGSSLMVVSKETVWVILMTGGGHFAGAVFKGKDVLQHKTFHRYTVRAKRGTAQGLRDSQNRSHAPKSAGAALRRYNEAALVKDIQDLLMTWAEHLKEATTVFIRASSYNKTIFFAGRAAPLDRKDPRIRTLPFATRRATFREVLRVHEVLSTVHVYGRDADMSAVFSPSKKAWKKMGKLVAPKTTDQEQAEENPDSSEKEEAGEIQLVMEEMTIGTLDLREYEVYPPRHRRRRRRKKEEADMQTEELINTEGDDQEEEEEVPEAAADEDTRRETQPKNKRKKKTQSKKQVEETVDESWEYGLRDALFTACKVGDVDTLSRHLEPLGETAKSGEQSVSSPSDAPSPRTLLNKPIDSSGFTLLHVASAAAQKAAVRLLLDAGADPACRDNKGQTPYIVAPDKDTRNVFRKYMGENPDKYDYTKAQVPGPLTAEIESKITEKKKAQKAMKKQREKEQKEEKRKQEAEAEEMKRFASLPDREKRALAAERRLASQVAASGVGLSNTQRCWQCGESLLGKTPFQYLEYSFCSPRCVQAHRKANAPPAKT encoded by the exons ATG CAGATCATGACGACCAACGCTGACCACCGCTCCATCTTCGATTTGTGCCCAGATGACGAGGCTCTGCTCGGGCTGAGAGAAGTGAACAGTGTCCTGAAGCAGCCTGTGATCACCGAGCCAGCCTCACACA ACCTCCACACAGGGCCGGCAGATAAATGCCCGGAGGATGACAGGCAGCGGGAGTCCAGCCTGACTCGAGAGGTGTCAGACAAGATGGTGTGCTCGGCCTGCAGGTGCCCCTTTATTCATCGGGAGGAGCAG ACGGAGCACTACAAGCTCGACTGGCATCGCTTCAACCTGAGGCAGAAACTGTCAGGACTGCCGCCAGTCACTATGGAGGAGTTTGAGAAGAAGACTGGAGCTG GAGACGTGTCAAGTATCTCAGGCTCAGATTCCGATTCAGAGGAAGAAAACTCAAATAGCGACAGCGGGGGAACGAGCAGTAACGTCACCGGCACGGATAACGAGAGCTCGTTTGAAAATGCTTGTCGGCTCTCCAGCAAAATGGTTTTCCAGAACTCAGCGGGACAGTATCTGTCAGTGCACCGCTGCATTCTGCAGGGGAAG TCAGATGCTGAGCAGGATGCAGGATCCTCTCTGATGGTCGTTAGTAAGGAGACTGTGTGGGTCATTCTGATGACGGGTGGAGGCCACTTTGCTGGTGCTGTATTCAAAGG AAAAGACGTCCTTCAGCACAAGACTTTCCACCGATACACGGTGCGAGCGAAGCGGGGAACAGCTCAAGGACTCCGAGACTCTCAGAACCGCAGCCACGCGCCGAAGTCCGCAGGAGCTGCTCTGAGGCGATACAATGAGGCGGCGCTTGTCAAG GACATTCAGGATCTCCTGATGACCTGGGCTGAACATTTGAAGGAGGCCACCACAGTATTCATACGAGCGTCAAGCTACAACAAGACCATCTTTTTTGCCGGCCGGGCAGCTCCCCTCGACAGAAAAGATCCCAGGATCCGCACACTTCCCTTCGCCACACGAAGGGCGACGTTTCGAGAGGTACTGAGGGTGCACGAGGTGCTTTCCACAGTTCATGTTTATG GGAGAGACGCAGACATGTCTGCAGTCTTCAGTCCATCTAAGAAGGCGTGGAAAAAAATGGGCAAACTGGTGGCACCAAAAACCACTGATCAGGAGCAAG CTGAAGAAAACCCTGACAGCTCAGAGAaagaagaggcaggagagatCCAGCTGGTGATGGAAGAGATGACAATAGGAACTCTGGACCTCAGGGAGTATGAAGTATATCCCCCCAggcacaggaggaggaggaggagaaagaaggaggaagcCGATATGCAAACTGAGG AATTGATTAATACAGAAGGAGACgatcaagaagaagaagaggaggtacCGGAGGCAGCGGCAGATGAAGACACCCGGCGAGAAACACAACCaaagaacaagaggaagaaaaaaacacagagcaagaAACAAGTGGAAG aAACCGTGGATGAGTCCTGGGAGTATGGCCTGAGGGATGCCCTCTTTACGGCCTGCAAGGTCGGGGACGTGGACACTCTAAGTAGACACCTCGAGCCACTTGGAGAAACAGCAAAGAGTGGAGAGCAGTCGGTGAGCAGCCCCTCTGATGCGCCGAGTCCTCGGACTCTCCTCAATAAGCCCATAGACTCGTCAGGGTTCACTTTGCTGCATGTTGCATCAGCAGCTGCACAGAAGGCAGCGGTCAGGCTGCTCCTGGACGCAGGAGCTGACCCAGCCTGCAG GGATAACAAAGGGCAGACCCCGTACATTGTGGCCCCCGACAAAGACACAAGAAATGTCTTTCGCAAATACATGGGTGAGAATCCTGACAAGTACGACTACACTAAAGCACAG GTCCCCGGGCCACTGACGGCGGAGATCGAATCCAAAATTACGGAGAAGAAAAAGGCTCAAAAGGCAatgaagaaacagagagaaaaagagcagaaggaggagaagaggaaacaagaggcggaggcagaggagatgaagaggttTGCGTCTCTGCCTGACCGGGAAAAG AGGGCTctggcagcagagagaaggtTAGCGTCGCAAGTAGCTGCATCAGGAGTCGGCCTCTCTAACACCCA GAGGTGCTGGCAGTGTGGGGAGTCCCTGCTCGGGAAGACCCCTTTCCAGTACCTGGAGTATTCCTTCTGCTCCCCTCGCTGCGTTCAAGCGCATCGAAAAGCAAATGCTCCTCCAGCCAAGACCTAA
- the glb1l gene encoding beta-galactosidase-1-like protein isoform X2, with protein sequence MAAGVLLVIACLSVSANLASGERSFSIDYKNNCFLKDGKPFQYISGSIHYSRIPQQYWKDRLVKMYMTGLNAIQVYVPWNFHETAQGVYNFNGDRDLEHFLDLAKQTGLLVILRPGPYICAEWEMGGLPAWLLQKPNIILRSADTDYLQAVSNWLAVLLPKMKPWLYINGGNIISLQVENEYGSYFACDYNYMRHLRTLFRFFVGEDTVLFTTDGNTDKEMMCGSLEGLYATVDFGTDTNITEAFSRQRRFEPRGPLVNSEFYTGWLDHWGDQHSVVDVQKVSRVLEEMLTVGANVNMYMFEGGTNFGYWNGADHDTRFRSVATSYDYDAPLSEAGDPTEKLLAIRDVIKKFREIPVGPMPPETPKFAYGFVTMRKVGNISAVLNTLSPLGPVKSQYPLTFEAMKQYYGFVLYRTTLPRDLSVPTPLISPLNGVHDRAYVSVNGVYQGLLERDTVLVMNITGQQGETVDILVENMGRVNFGSKINDYKGLLSNLILGKDVLTDWMIYTLDIDGAISGGWPHSDKQSFPDSQREPSAGPAFYVGTLQPNGMAWDTFIKLNGWTKGQIWINGVNLGRYWPARGPQQTLYVPGPLLSTTLPNNITVLELEGAPAHLRVYFMDRPQLNFTA encoded by the exons ATGGCTGCTGGAGTCTTACTCGTCATCGCCTGTTTATCTGTCTCTGCAAACCTG GCCTCTGGCGAAAGATCCTTCTCTATAGACTACAAAAACAACTGCTTCCTCAAAGATGGGAAACCGTTCCAGTACATCTCAGGCAGCATCCACTACTCCAGAATCCCACAACAGTACTGGAAGGACCGGCTTGTAAAGATGTACATGACCGGTCTCAATGCCATCCAAGT ATACGTGCCCTGGAACTTCCATGAAACTGCTCAGGGGGTCTACAACTTCAACGGCGACAGAGACTTGGAGCATTTTTTGGATCTGGCCAAGCAGACAGGTCTCCTGGTCATCCTGCGTCCGGGACCGTACATCTGTGCAGAATGGGAAATG GGTGGATTGCCTGCATGGCTCCTTCAGAAACCAAACATCATCCTCCGCTCTGCTGACACAG ATTACCTGCAGGCAGTCAGTAACTGGCTCGCTGTTCTCCTCCCCAAAATGAAGCCTTGGCTCTACATCAATGGTGGGAACATCATCAGT CTGCAGGTGGAGAATGAATATGGAAGCTACTTCGCCTGTGACTACAACTACATGCGTCACTTGCGGACTCTGTTCCGCTTCTTTGTCGGCGAAGACACGGTGCTGTTTACCACCGACGGAAACACGGACAAGGAAATGATGTGCGGGTCTCTGGAGGGATTATATGCCACGGTGGACTTCGGCACAG ACACCAACATCACTGAAGCCTTCAGCCGACAAAGACGGTTTGAACCTCGGGGCCCTCTG GTGAACTCGGAGTTCTACACCGGCTGGTTGGATCACTGGGGAGATCAGCATTCCGTGGTTGATGTTCAGAAGGTCAGCAGAGTGCTAGAAGAAATGCTAACCGTGGGCGCCAACGTTAACAT GTACATGTTTGAGGGAGGCACTAACTTTGGCTACTGGAATG gtGCCGATCATGACACCAGGTTCCGCTCAGTGGCGACAAGCTATGATTACGACGCCCCGCTGTCTGAGGCAGGGGACCCCACAGAGAAGCTGTTGGCCATCAGAGACGTCATTAAGAAG TTTAGAGAGATTCCTGTCGGACCCATGCCACCAGAAACTCCCAAGTTTGCCTACGGCTTCGTGACCATGAGAAAG GTCGGCAACATCAGTGCTGTGCTGAACACCCTCTCGCCTCTGGGCCCAGTGAAATCTCAGTATCCTCTGACATTTGAGGCGATGAAACAG TACTATGGATTCGTGCTGTATCGGACCACGCTGCCCCGGGACCTCTCGGTGCCCACGCCACTTATCTCTCCACTGAATGGGGTTCATGACCGTGCATATGTGTCCGTCAATGGG gtTTATCAGGGCCTGCTGGAGAGAGACACGGTGCTGGTGATGAACATCACTGGACAGCAGGGGGAGACAGTGGACATACTAGTGGAGAACATGGGCAGAGTTAACTTCGGCAGCAAAATCAATGACTACAAG GGCCTCTTGAGCAATCTGATCCTGGGCAAAGACGTACTGACTGACTGGATGATCTACACTCTGGACATTGATGGAGCCATCAGTGGTGGATGGCCTCATTCAGACAAACAGTCCTTCCCCGACTCTCAGAGGGAACCTTCAGCTGGACCTGCCTTCTACGTGGGGACATTACAGCCCAACGGTATGGCATGGGACACCTTCATCAAGCTCAATGGATGGACAAAG GGTCAGATTTGGATCAATGGTGTGAACCTGGGGCGATACTGGCCAGCCAGGGGTCCTCAACAGACTCTTTACGTCCCAGGACCCTTGTTGAGCACCACGCTACCCAACAACATCACagtgctggagctggagggggCGCCAGCGCACCTTAGAGTTTACTTTATGGATCGGCCTCAGCTCAATTTCACCGCTTAA
- the glb1l gene encoding beta-galactosidase-1-like protein isoform X1, whose product MAAGVLLVIACLSVSANLASGERSFSIDYKNNCFLKDGKPFQYISGSIHYSRIPQQYWKDRLVKMYMTGLNAIQVYVPWNFHETAQGVYNFNGDRDLEHFLDLAKQTGLLVILRPGPYICAEWEMGGLPAWLLQKPNIILRSADTDYLQAVSNWLAVLLPKMKPWLYINGGNIISVQVENEYGSYFACDYNYMRHLRTLFRFFVGEDTVLFTTDGNTDKEMMCGSLEGLYATVDFGTDTNITEAFSRQRRFEPRGPLVNSEFYTGWLDHWGDQHSVVDVQKVSRVLEEMLTVGANVNMYMFEGGTNFGYWNGADHDTRFRSVATSYDYDAPLSEAGDPTEKLLAIRDVIKKFREIPVGPMPPETPKFAYGFVTMRKVGNISAVLNTLSPLGPVKSQYPLTFEAMKQYYGFVLYRTTLPRDLSVPTPLISPLNGVHDRAYVSVNGVYQGLLERDTVLVMNITGQQGETVDILVENMGRVNFGSKINDYKGLLSNLILGKDVLTDWMIYTLDIDGAISGGWPHSDKQSFPDSQREPSAGPAFYVGTLQPNGMAWDTFIKLNGWTKGQIWINGVNLGRYWPARGPQQTLYVPGPLLSTTLPNNITVLELEGAPAHLRVYFMDRPQLNFTA is encoded by the exons ATGGCTGCTGGAGTCTTACTCGTCATCGCCTGTTTATCTGTCTCTGCAAACCTG GCCTCTGGCGAAAGATCCTTCTCTATAGACTACAAAAACAACTGCTTCCTCAAAGATGGGAAACCGTTCCAGTACATCTCAGGCAGCATCCACTACTCCAGAATCCCACAACAGTACTGGAAGGACCGGCTTGTAAAGATGTACATGACCGGTCTCAATGCCATCCAAGT ATACGTGCCCTGGAACTTCCATGAAACTGCTCAGGGGGTCTACAACTTCAACGGCGACAGAGACTTGGAGCATTTTTTGGATCTGGCCAAGCAGACAGGTCTCCTGGTCATCCTGCGTCCGGGACCGTACATCTGTGCAGAATGGGAAATG GGTGGATTGCCTGCATGGCTCCTTCAGAAACCAAACATCATCCTCCGCTCTGCTGACACAG ATTACCTGCAGGCAGTCAGTAACTGGCTCGCTGTTCTCCTCCCCAAAATGAAGCCTTGGCTCTACATCAATGGTGGGAACATCATCAGTGTCCAG GTGGAGAATGAATATGGAAGCTACTTCGCCTGTGACTACAACTACATGCGTCACTTGCGGACTCTGTTCCGCTTCTTTGTCGGCGAAGACACGGTGCTGTTTACCACCGACGGAAACACGGACAAGGAAATGATGTGCGGGTCTCTGGAGGGATTATATGCCACGGTGGACTTCGGCACAG ACACCAACATCACTGAAGCCTTCAGCCGACAAAGACGGTTTGAACCTCGGGGCCCTCTG GTGAACTCGGAGTTCTACACCGGCTGGTTGGATCACTGGGGAGATCAGCATTCCGTGGTTGATGTTCAGAAGGTCAGCAGAGTGCTAGAAGAAATGCTAACCGTGGGCGCCAACGTTAACAT GTACATGTTTGAGGGAGGCACTAACTTTGGCTACTGGAATG gtGCCGATCATGACACCAGGTTCCGCTCAGTGGCGACAAGCTATGATTACGACGCCCCGCTGTCTGAGGCAGGGGACCCCACAGAGAAGCTGTTGGCCATCAGAGACGTCATTAAGAAG TTTAGAGAGATTCCTGTCGGACCCATGCCACCAGAAACTCCCAAGTTTGCCTACGGCTTCGTGACCATGAGAAAG GTCGGCAACATCAGTGCTGTGCTGAACACCCTCTCGCCTCTGGGCCCAGTGAAATCTCAGTATCCTCTGACATTTGAGGCGATGAAACAG TACTATGGATTCGTGCTGTATCGGACCACGCTGCCCCGGGACCTCTCGGTGCCCACGCCACTTATCTCTCCACTGAATGGGGTTCATGACCGTGCATATGTGTCCGTCAATGGG gtTTATCAGGGCCTGCTGGAGAGAGACACGGTGCTGGTGATGAACATCACTGGACAGCAGGGGGAGACAGTGGACATACTAGTGGAGAACATGGGCAGAGTTAACTTCGGCAGCAAAATCAATGACTACAAG GGCCTCTTGAGCAATCTGATCCTGGGCAAAGACGTACTGACTGACTGGATGATCTACACTCTGGACATTGATGGAGCCATCAGTGGTGGATGGCCTCATTCAGACAAACAGTCCTTCCCCGACTCTCAGAGGGAACCTTCAGCTGGACCTGCCTTCTACGTGGGGACATTACAGCCCAACGGTATGGCATGGGACACCTTCATCAAGCTCAATGGATGGACAAAG GGTCAGATTTGGATCAATGGTGTGAACCTGGGGCGATACTGGCCAGCCAGGGGTCCTCAACAGACTCTTTACGTCCCAGGACCCTTGTTGAGCACCACGCTACCCAACAACATCACagtgctggagctggagggggCGCCAGCGCACCTTAGAGTTTACTTTATGGATCGGCCTCAGCTCAATTTCACCGCTTAA